A single Desulfovibrio piger DNA region contains:
- the argC gene encoding N-acetyl-gamma-glutamyl-phosphate reductase, translated as MKIFKVGLVGVTGYTGMELARLLASHPRMKLEMACSRTESGLRLGEFYPFLEGLPGSDVVISIFDAREAARRCDLVFLAVPHGKAMEMAGELLEAGTRVIDLSADFRLRDVDVYEDWYVPHTRRELLPEAVYGLPELYAAETARARLVANPGCYPSSAILGLYAAFKHGLISPDNIVIDSKSGTSGAGRKPVVPSLFCEVYDTFRAYGLGKHRHTPEIEQEYSRAAGCDVRVSFNPHLVPMVRGILSTIYTTLRKPGTTLDEVHAAYCETWAQSPWVRVLPKGKLPETRFVRGSMFCDLGLVVDPRTNRLIVVSAIDNLCRGASGQALANANLMCGLPVDCGLNAAPMLP; from the coding sequence ATGAAGATATTCAAAGTGGGTCTTGTGGGCGTCACCGGGTACACCGGCATGGAACTGGCCCGGCTGCTGGCCAGCCACCCCCGCATGAAACTGGAGATGGCCTGTTCCCGCACCGAATCCGGCCTGCGCCTGGGCGAGTTCTATCCCTTCCTCGAAGGCCTGCCCGGCTCCGATGTGGTCATCAGCATCTTCGACGCCAGGGAAGCCGCCCGCCGCTGCGACCTGGTCTTCCTGGCCGTGCCCCACGGCAAGGCCATGGAGATGGCCGGGGAACTGCTGGAAGCCGGGACCCGCGTCATCGACCTTTCCGCCGACTTCCGCCTGCGTGATGTCGATGTCTATGAAGACTGGTATGTGCCCCACACCCGCCGCGAGCTGCTGCCCGAGGCCGTCTACGGCCTGCCCGAGCTCTACGCCGCCGAGACCGCCAGGGCCCGCCTGGTGGCCAACCCCGGCTGCTATCCCTCGTCGGCCATCCTGGGCCTGTACGCCGCCTTCAAGCACGGCCTGATCTCGCCGGACAACATCGTCATCGACTCCAAGTCCGGCACCTCCGGCGCGGGCCGCAAGCCCGTGGTGCCCTCCCTGTTCTGCGAGGTCTACGACACCTTCCGGGCCTACGGCCTGGGCAAGCACCGCCACACCCCCGAGATCGAACAGGAATACAGCCGCGCCGCCGGCTGCGACGTGCGCGTCTCCTTCAACCCGCATCTGGTGCCCATGGTGCGCGGCATCCTGTCCACCATCTACACCACCCTGCGCAAGCCCGGCACCACCCTGGACGAGGTCCACGCCGCCTATTGCGAGACCTGGGCCCAGAGCCCCTGGGTCCGCGTGCTGCCCAAGGGCAAGCTGCCCGAGACGCGCTTCGTGCGCGGCAGCATGTTCTGCGACCTCGGCCTGGTGGTGGACCCGCGTACCAACCGCCTCATCGTGGTCTCGGCCATCGACAACCTCTGCCGCGGCGCCTCCGGCCAGGCCCTGGCCAATGCCAACCTCATGTGCGGCCTGCCCGTGGACTGCGGCCTCAACGCCGCGCCCATGCTGCCCTAG
- a CDS encoding DUF1844 domain-containing protein, producing MSQNQCGCGGKGPLPEVTFSTFVLSLASAALVHLGEVADPETGRTSRQPELARHSISMLEMLHEKTTKGLDEQERKMLESILYELRMKYVIKCGPDSK from the coding sequence ATGAGTCAGAACCAATGCGGCTGCGGCGGCAAGGGCCCCCTGCCGGAAGTGACCTTCTCCACCTTCGTCCTTTCCCTGGCGTCCGCCGCCCTCGTGCATCTGGGCGAGGTGGCCGACCCCGAGACCGGCCGGACCAGCCGGCAGCCGGAACTTGCCCGGCACAGCATCAGCATGCTGGAGATGCTGCATGAAAAGACCACCAAGGGGCTGGACGAACAGGAGCGCAAGATGCTGGAGAGCATCCTTTACGAATTGCGCATGAAATACGTCATCAAATGCGGCCCGGACAGCAAATAA